CATTTTTatagatggaaaaaaaaaaatttaaaagttgtACCGTACCCTAaatttaggaaagaaaaaatagttctcttaacattattttaatattaaaaaactctttctttagcatttatttgaaacaatatttaaatgatttctctttcctctctctttctcctatcatttattttaaagaatATTGAATTAGTATAAGGAAACGATAATGGAAGTTATTGTgaagtgcatttaaataggaaagcaaaaaaaattaaaaaatagagaagcaaaaagCGATGTAGTTccttaaattgaagaaaagtttaAGGTATGCTAATGCTTTTACTCTTAGGAGAACTATCTTCTAGTTATGTTGTTGCACACTGTCTCAATATATCTGGTggatttttcttaaaaaaaattaataaaagtaagAGTTGCTATATGGGTAAAGGTGGTCAAGAGTTTTGTCTTATGGTGACAATATATCATATCTGATAAAtttaatttctctctttctcataggaaaacttaaaattaaatcttgaccaattaaaaaaactatGCTAATGTTTTTAAGGTACCTcaaccaaatccaaaaccaacaACCCCGAATAACTAAGACATTCAACTCCTAATTACATTATGAGATAGACAAATTCCTCATAAACTATAGTATGTTGTAATATTGCTACATATTACATCTACTGCCCTCTGAATTGGTGTGGCAATGCCCATTACCGCTATTAAAAAAGGAGGGGTTCTATCACTTTTGCAAGCTTTCTCCCAAAGTAAAAGCcgaagtttaaaaaaaaataaaaaaaaaaatgtgtcaaacttttaattttttgcagtTTCACCTTTTCGTTATGATTTTTGATTAAATCCTAACTTTGGAAGTGAAAATTACGAAAataccctcaatttttttttctaaaaaaaaaattaattatcttgtaattttttaattgtttcaaGTTTACAAGGGTGTAAGTGTCATTTTACCTTTTTACCATCTAatttaaccataaaccctaataggagggGTGAGAttccaaaaaattgaaacttggatttactaaattgaaaaaaaaaaaatttaattttgaggaAGAGATTGCACAAGTACTGATTAAAGTTCAAGAagttaagtgaaattttttcacaaagaataaatgaaaaaagaaaaaagaaaatcagatGGAGTTGAATGAGCACTATATatgtaatatgtagcattaatTCTCTCTTAGGTCATATTGACATATGCccatgtgtgtgtatatatatatactaaggTTAGGATAATAATGCACTTGGCTCTTGCTCAAAAATTGGGAATTTTAGTTACTTTAATAAGTTTCCTACAACATAAAGGCTTAGATTAGAGTGCAACTTTGTAAAGGACCGAAATCCTCTAGTACGTATGGGAAAATAAATCTTTACACAAACAAACTTCATGCATTTAGCCAATAATTCCAAGCCCTGAGCCCACATGGGACATACCGTAGAGTTTGGTCCAAGGGGCGTTTTGGTCTCTCTAGTCCTTGCAACGTTTTACACATTCTACTTTTCAACATTCTAGAAGTATTTCTTGCGAAGTCCCTCACAAAATTTTGCACACTAAATTCCTATAAATACGTATCCTACATGCCTCATTTTCCCAATCAAACTCACTTGTTCTTGCTTTAATTGTAGGTTTCAGACCAAGATGGGTTTGTGCAAGACACCACTAGCTCTTCTTATTTGTCTCTTTGGCTTAACCCTACTCCAATTCTCCCTTGCCCAAGACACCCAACAAGACTACCTCAGTGCCCACAATGCCGCCCGTGCAGCGGTGGGAGTTCCAGCGCTGATATGGGATGACCAAGTAGCTGCATATGCACAAAACTATGCCAATACACATATTGGCGATTGCAATCTTGTGCACTCTCAGGGTGAGTCTTACGGTGAAAACCTTGCATGGAGTAGCGGCGACTTGTCAGCCACAGCGGCGGTGAACATGTGGGTGGATGAGAAGGCGAGCTATGACTACAACTCCAACACTTGCACTGCTGGGAAAGTGTGCGGGCACTACACTCAGGTGGTGTGGCGCAACTCTGTTCGTTTGGGATGTGCTAAAGTTCGGTGCAACAATGGAGGTACGTTCATCGGTTGCAACTATGATCCCCCAGGCAACTATATTGGACAGAAGCCTTACTGATGCAGAATATGACGGAGTGCTTGGAAAAAATGCtatttcattttatgtctaCATCTATTTTAGTTTGTTTAAGTTATGTTTCAAAGATAATTGCCAGTCTTGCGTTGAGGAATATATCTGGTGATTCTTCCGCAGAAGGATGCATGGAAAACTACGTAATGATCAGCCAGTTGTGTAGTTGTTGTCGTTTAGGGATCCGGCTTCATTGCTGTAAAACGAAATCACAGCATATCTACTGTTAAAAAACGGAAGGCCAAGATTAAATGAGAGAAACTTTAAGTAGACGACGTCATGTTTTAAAGTTCACCTAACGTCTCCGTCTAATTTTTAAACTAACGTCCAACTTCCTACCACTCAGAACACGAAGGTAAAACAGGGACCCCAACTCATGGTCTCCATGGACGTTGAGCTTGGCAAGCTCCTCCTCCACCCCAACTCAAACCCACCCTACCATAACGTCGTCTTTCGTATGGCTGGCCAACCACCTTTGGCATCCATTCTTTTATTAAACCAACTCATCAAGACATCACACCACCACTAAACCAGTACTCAAATGATGATCTCGTAGCTGAGCTAGGTAGCTCTCAGCTTCACTGCCCACTTACTCAGAATCCCAAAAAGCATAGACAGCAGTAGTGAAGGAAATTAATGATTCCTAGTTAAAGATACAAAGGCCTTTGCATGTGGCAAAACCATAATAGAGCTTTTGGTTTTGGTCAAATTGGAAGCTATCTTTTGGGTCCCAATCAGAGAAGAAGATTTAGTCAAATAAGAGTTCACTAAAATGAGAAAGACGATACACAATGAACTCCACTTTTGGTTGGAGTTATACCACAATTTGACTCTACAATACACGACACTTTGCTAGTTGTTGCTACTCTACTAAACAATATCTATAGAACAATATTAAACATGACACACAACACACGACACACACCCATAGCACATGTTGTCAATGTGGGCAACCCATCACTTATACTTTGTTACACTCtgttttttaaagttaaaacaGAGGAGCTGGCCGAACTGCTTTTATACGTGCATCAGTCTTCCTTTGCTCATGAGACAACTCATCTCCCACCTCTCTCTACTCCCACGTCAATTATCCCACAGATTTGGGACTGGGTCTTCCTGTATGACGTAGTCTATCGCTATCAgtaaaagaagagaggaaacaAGTGGCACCACAAAATGCAATCATGAATCCAACGAGGTATTTTTTTGAAGGCATTTTCCATCTCAACTAAGAGATGGTATCAGTGCTTGGAGCACAAGAGTTGTGCTGGTGGGTAAAAGGTTTGCCTGGTTGGCTGTTGTGTTTGCtacgttttatttttttgagccACGATTTGGTAGAGTTAAAAGTGGGAGTTAGTTCTTTAGATGGTTTGGTGATGGTGATCGTACAGATTTTAATGAGCTTGGTTATGCCTCTGATGCTTGAAGCATCGGgctttgttgggtttctttgtGATCGTGGTTTGAGTATTGGCTTGGTAGTGGACCTGGCAATGTTGATGAGTTTGGTTCAATGAAAGAGTTGATGCCAAAGGTGGTTGGCCAACCATAAGAAAGACGACAATATGACGGGGTGGCTCCGAAGTTAAGGTGGAGGATGAGCTTGCCAAGCTCAACCATGGAGATCATGAGCTGGGGTCACTGTGTTTACCTCCGTGTTCTGAGTGGTAGGAAGTTGGACGTTAGTTTAAGAATTAGATGGAGAAGTTAGGTGAACTTTAAAACATGACGTCCTCTACTTAAAATTTCTCCCATTTAATCTTGGCCGTCCGTTTTTTAACAACAGATATGCTGTGATTTCTTTTTACAGCACTGAAGCCGGATCCGTCGTTTAGTATTACTATATATCTTTCTATGTTGTTTTCCTTACCAACGTACGTTAATCTTGAAGGAATATGTAGACATTAACTTACTAAACATCCCAGACAATTTGAATCGTATTCCAGTTGTAATGGCTCTCGAGTATGGAAACATAGAAGTGGCTCTCCATCTCTACTCTGTCTCTCTGCCATATCAAACATTAAGTGAAGTCGATGCTTCCACGCTTCTTACCCTGTTCATGCGTTTCAAGAAATTTGGTAAATACTCTTTCTTCTTTCGTCCGATGCTTTGAAATATTGCATATTAATTTCCCACTTGTACGTTAATTAAATATTGTCTCTACCGTCAACACGTACAATAGATATTGCCTTGCACTTGCTCCAGCGTTGCCCAGGTTCTGCTCTTGTTCCAAACCGGTTTGATTTCCCTTTTGCCACATTGGCTTCGATGTCTTCTGCCTTCCGGAGTGGGAACCAGCTGGTGTTTTGGAAAAACTGGATCTACGCCCGTAAGCATCATTTCTGTTTCTTATTTACTGATTCTCTTCTTTTAAGGGTATACTAATACATAGTTTTGGAAAAATTGGTCCTCCAGGTATGGGATGTTTGCGACGGCTAGGTCCAGACTTCCTAAACCAATTAATCTCTGATCTACGTAATTTTTGGGGAAGCTCAATCTGGCCTTGGAATGATTCTTGTGCTTTatcactccccctcaagttggaGGGCGGCAGAGGTCGAAATCCAACCTTAGCTTGATTTGAAGAGCATGAAAGTGGTCTTTAGAGAGTGCTTTGGTGACAATATCAGCCACCTGTAAGGCAGaagcagggacggagccaaaCATTTTAACGGGAGggggccaattttttttttcccgagtaagggttaaagtatatatataaagtcaaattttaagtaaattaaacgtaacctagttttatatttttattattctcttcaaattaaaaatcaataaacaaaattgaaaagaaagttttttgaaaaaaaaagaagtaaagaaaatCTCTgttcaaagattcagaaaataaaaataaataaattctcagTTTCTTactgaaattaaaaatttcaattaaataaattatgtaCTTTTCGACATTCTCGTAAGgctttacctaaataaattatGTACAAAATTTCGATTAATAGCTGGTTccattacttttaattttttttaattacttggtCTGTAGGAAAAAGTTGGCGCCACAGGCCAACATGTATTAAGTAATGCATCCTTTAGGTTGAATTTGAAGAAAGTCAGACGTTGGTAATTGGTAAGTTGAGAAGAAAGTACAGACCCGGCCACCTATTAAATGCATCGTTTCAGTGACATATAATTTAAACGCAACGTTTTggcaaaataactaaaacactGAAGTCGTCTTCTTCCCTCTTCTAACCTAAAATTCTTAACAGTAACATTGGAACTAACAGACCACCACCCACTCGTAactatttttttcaagaaattgagggggggggccatggcccctaccgcccccccccccccccttcctccGTCACTGGGCAGAAGGGACATAGCGGGTAATAAGAGTACCAGCATCATTTTTTTCGCAAACGTAGTGCACATCATGCACAATATGTTTGATGCGAGAATGAAAAACATGATTCACTATCATATGAAAGGAACTGATATTGTCACATAATAATGTAGGAGGAAGTTGCAGTCTAACGCCGATATCACAGAGCATATAAGTTATCCCGGTGAGTTTAGCTGCAGTGAAGGCCATGGCTCGGTATTCAGCTTCATCACTAGAACAGAAAACAGTTGGGACTGCTTCTTGGAAGTCCAAGAGATACAATTTGagcccaaataaataaatagtccTATATCATAATGCAGCATACCTTGGAGATAACGCAAGATGTATTTGACAACTCGAAGATGAGACAATCTAGGTTAATACATAAATTGACAGACAAGATTCACAACATGTGTGAGATCAAGGCGCGCGCGTCAAGGTGAGATATTGTAAATTTAATTTGTAAGGCATGAGCAAGATTACGGAAATTTGTGGCACCAACAAGAGAGTTATTCTTATTTTGCAGCTTAAGTTTATAGGAAAAAGTAAAGTTAATCATTTAAtctatattttaacactctcttTCACATGTAAGCTCAAAATCTCTTTTTCAATAGGTGAGACTCAACATGTAAAAATaatgtggaatatttaattgaaataggaggTGAATGAAAAAGACaatgttcgaactcaagacttttggctctgataccatgttaaatcacaacttatttcgaaagcttaaactgatagaaagagataaatttaattatttaatcaatactttaacacgaACCACCTGAACTACCCATTTCGGGAGGCCGACCACCTCATCAAAGGGTGAGGGGCCGGGGTAGCGGAGCACCTTAGGCGGGTGGTTCTACAACGACTGATCAaactattttagttttttttctttcttttcaataatTACATGGATCAATTAATTTAGGCACACTCATTTTTTGAATGAACGACTTAGATTGAAGAAATCGCAAGCCTCTAAAATTCTAAAGAATTGTAGTACAACTTTATCatgactaaaaaaaagaaagaaatgggggGTGATTAGACCATCTCCAAGTGGGCCAGATGAGTGGTTCAATCACCCCATGGCAATTCCCAAATTGGCCTAGAAAGGGTACGGCCGAACCACTACCACCCCCTCTAACTGGCTTTGGGTGGTCGACgcctcctcattttttttttttttcatatatatatatatatatatatgtatatttgaaagggtggctgaaccactttTATAGCTATGacagtggtttggccaccctctTTGGCATAAGGGAGTGGCTCACTATCTTTTGtctattacaaaataaaatttaataccaCTAAATTAGTTTGAGGTTATCGTCTAgtatctttctttatttttcaagtcTGACTTTCTTTTCCAAGACTTTGGACCACTATGTCTCCGCCATTAGTGTCATTAATTGCTAGACCTTACTGGGAGAGATCGACCTAATTAGATTGATCAATAAGGTAGTTATGAGTACTTGAATCTTCagagattaaaaataaataaatatatagagaGGCTTGGGACTGAATTTTTAGATCTAAAAGGTAGAGAAAATTTGTTGAACAAtcatttatgctccgtttgcttcggtgtaaaatattttttaaaaaatgttttcggcatttttcggtatttggtgggggcgaaaataatggccaacgaaaatcattttcagtttgaccgcaaaagcttctttaatttttgtaaaaggaTTTACGATTTTGaaaaccataaatcgttttctggattTACGGTCACTAGAATGCAACCACTGCTGGAATCTGGCCAGTGTCGGAATTTGGTGTGCTTGAATCCCGCATACTACATTCCTGCAAAAATTGGCCAGACTAGTACAGCCGGAATTTAGAAATTTATGCCGAAATCTGGCCAAACTGACAGGAATCTAGCCAAATTGGACGGAGTCCGACAATGACAGCCGAACGTCGCTGGATTCTGTTTTACGCCGTTAGTATTTTTTTGTACGAGCTaaacgccaaaaaatattttcaggaaaatccTTTGTTGGTACGGTTTCTGTTATGGTGACGTGTCACCTTGTGATTTGCCTTCTTtaagatctgcaaaataataaactgcTCATCAAGGGTGCTAACCGGCCCCACTCCGATGCCAAAGTCaattttgatagaaaattttGGGAGTATTGAGAGCAGAGTAAACTCAGAGATTATAGTGTAATTTTATACCTGGAGCAGAGTTCTGAGACTACTAGAGTGCTTTGATGTAATTTTATTAGGAGTCTGATCTCCAGATTGCATGGGATCAAACTTATCTTCCTAGGAGTCCAGTTCGGGTAGGACACTCCCTTCCAATTGATTATATATAGATATCAGGTTCTTATCCCATATTTTATGGGATAAGAGTCTATCCTGGAAACCCAGGGTATGGTTCTTCTACGGATAATAGTCTATCCCAAAAATTCTGGTATAGAGTCCTTTCGTCCCATGCTAGGGATTTATGAGATCAAACATTATCCCATAAACCCCGATCGTTATCTTCAAGCATTTCAGTATGATTCATTCATGTTGCTTCGTGGTGATCCCAGGAAAGTTGTTCTCAGGACCAGGAGAATATGGGTCTTCGGTATGTTCTTCTAACATATTCAAGATGATGTGATTCCAAGATGCTGATACTCTGAGAAGACCCAACAGTAAGATTTCTTCAGTAATCATCCGAGATCTTCGTGACCGAGTGGGTCTAGCCGGCCCATTTGGATAGGATGGGCCCCCAGTTCGGCCATGGGCCCACTTAGCTTTGGGAATGATAATTTCCCCAACAGTTATCCCCCTAAGCTCCCAGCCTGAAACTTGAGATTAGTCATCAAAGCAGTGCCTTGAGTTTAGAAACCCAAGATCCAAGGTGCCACTCATCATAATTGCTTGGGAAAGAGGCCAGGTGACAGTTGTTAGATACGGATTCCGAGAAATCCAGATTCAAAAAATATTCTGATAATTAATTCTCCTAtgttcaaaattcaaataagagaaatggggggtaactgttgggaaaatTATCATTCTCAAAGCTAAGTAGGCCCATGGTCGAAACTGGGGGACCATCCTGTCTGAATGGGCCAGCTAGACCCACTTGGTCACGAAGGTCTTGGATGCTTACTGAAGAAATCTTACTGTTGGGTCGTTTCGGAGTATCAGCATCTCGGAATCACATCATCTTGAATATGCTAGAAGAACATGCCGAAGGCCCATATTCACCTGGTCCCAGGAACGACTTTCCTGGGATTACCACGAAATAACATGAATGATTCATACTGAAATGCTTGAGGATAACGACCGGGATTTATGAGATAAGGTTTGATCTCATAAATCCCTAGCATGGTGCGGAATGACTGTAGCCCACACTTCTCAGGATACAAAATGAATCATGGTGCGGA
The sequence above is drawn from the Alnus glutinosa chromosome 11, dhAlnGlut1.1, whole genome shotgun sequence genome and encodes:
- the LOC133882272 gene encoding pathogenesis-related protein 1-like yields the protein MGLCKTPLALLICLFGLTLLQFSLAQDTQQDYLSAHNAARAAVGVPALIWDDQVAAYAQNYANTHIGDCNLVHSQGESYGENLAWSSGDLSATAAVNMWVDEKASYDYNSNTCTAGKVCGHYTQVVWRNSVRLGCAKVRCNNGGTFIGCNYDPPGNYIGQKPY